One genomic segment of Nonomuraea coxensis DSM 45129 includes these proteins:
- a CDS encoding DUF3040 domain-containing protein has translation MAWSQDEERMLAQIEQHLVEDDPRLVARLESFNERVRRSEARSQGQSGGWRRPRRSTVIILISWVLIATLVATLLIMVLHNEPAAAGLSLGAVPGEPAAEVAADTADATLAGAL, from the coding sequence ATGGCCTGGTCGCAGGACGAGGAGCGGATGCTCGCCCAGATAGAGCAGCACCTCGTCGAGGACGATCCGCGGCTCGTCGCCCGGCTCGAGTCCTTCAACGAGCGAGTGCGCCGCAGCGAGGCGAGGTCGCAGGGGCAGTCCGGCGGCTGGCGCCGGCCACGCCGCTCGACGGTCATCATCCTGATCAGCTGGGTGCTCATCGCGACGCTGGTCGCCACACTGCTGATCATGGTCCTGCACAACGAGCCCGCCGCCGCGGGGCTGTCGCTGGGGGCGGTGCCCGGCGAGCCGGCGGCGGAGGTCGCCGCCGACACCGCCGACGCCACCCTGGCGGGGGCCCTCTGA
- a CDS encoding Rv2578c family radical SAM protein has protein sequence MRWDNLRLTADGEADPSVPLFARGAVTRTFDTPEFQGMTFYEIQARSIVNRVPAASRVPFEYTINPYRGCGHRCVYCFARKTHEYLDLDSGADFDAKIVVKVNAAELARKELSSPRWGGHHIAMGTNVDCYQRAEGRYRLMPGILAALRDAANPFSVLTKGTLILRDLDLLAEAAEVTEVSAAVSAGFVDPEVWRAVEPGAPHPLRRLEVCRTLNDHGIACGVLMAPVLPYLTDSPAQLARTVKEIAEAGATHVTPIVLHLRPGAREWWMRWLSREHPRLVPRYLELYGRGAYAPKPYQARIVARVHELAERFGVGRAAPARPRRLPPRPAQGPVVEQLRLL, from the coding sequence ATGCGCTGGGACAACCTGCGCCTGACCGCCGACGGTGAGGCCGATCCGTCCGTCCCGCTGTTCGCTCGGGGAGCGGTCACGCGGACCTTCGACACGCCCGAGTTCCAGGGCATGACCTTCTACGAGATCCAGGCCCGCTCGATCGTCAACCGCGTGCCCGCCGCGAGCCGGGTCCCGTTCGAGTACACGATCAACCCTTATCGCGGCTGCGGCCATCGGTGCGTTTACTGTTTTGCCCGGAAAACACACGAATATCTGGATTTGGATTCCGGTGCGGACTTCGACGCCAAGATCGTGGTCAAGGTCAACGCCGCCGAGCTGGCCCGCAAGGAGCTGTCCTCGCCGCGCTGGGGCGGCCACCACATCGCCATGGGCACCAACGTCGACTGCTACCAGCGCGCCGAGGGCCGCTACCGCCTGATGCCCGGCATCCTGGCCGCGCTGCGCGACGCCGCCAACCCGTTCTCGGTCCTCACCAAGGGCACGCTGATCCTGCGCGACCTCGACCTGCTCGCCGAGGCGGCCGAGGTCACCGAGGTGAGCGCCGCCGTCTCGGCCGGGTTCGTCGACCCCGAGGTGTGGCGGGCGGTCGAGCCCGGCGCGCCCCACCCGCTGCGCCGCCTGGAGGTCTGCCGCACGCTCAACGACCACGGCATCGCGTGCGGCGTGCTGATGGCGCCGGTCCTGCCCTACCTCACCGACTCCCCCGCCCAGCTCGCCCGCACCGTCAAGGAGATCGCCGAGGCGGGCGCCACGCACGTGACGCCCATCGTCCTGCATCTGCGGCCGGGCGCCCGCGAGTGGTGGATGCGCTGGCTCTCCCGCGAGCACCCGCGCCTGGTGCCGCGCTACCTGGAGCTGTACGGGCGCGGCGCCTACGCGCCCAAGCCCTACCAGGCGCGCATCGTGGCCCGGGTGCACGAGCTGGCCGAGCGCTTCGGCGTCGGCCGCGCGGCCCCGGCCAGGCCCCGCCGCCTGCCGCCCCGCCCGGCCCAGGGGCCGGTGGTCGAGCAGCTTCGCCTGTTGTGA
- a CDS encoding S41 family peptidase, with translation MSAYLRFPSVFQDVVVFAAEDDLWMVSAQGGRAFRLTAGLAEAGYPRISPRGDQLAFVGREEGPEEVYVMPASGGAARRVTFHGARCTVTGWDPEGRILYASDQSQPFEGRKWLHRVAPGGVPERLPYGPANSIAHGPGGMIVLGRNTADPARWKRYRGGTVGDLWIDPTGGGEFRRLIRLPGNLASPCWSGERVCFISDHEGVGNVYSCLPDGSDLRKLTHHDDYYARNLSGDGHRLVYHAGADLYLLEPGERPRRLEVALASSRTQRNRRFVEAADYLENATLSPDGSALAITARGKAYTMAGWEGPVRRQGAEDGVRYRFLTWLNDGVRLIAAASDDGDEERLVVLESGAGGPGTEVARLGRITALVPDPAHDRVAVVNHRYELHLLDLATGRRDLVEANPYGSPEDPAWSPDGSWLAYAAPLNAQTTAIKLHHPESGRTVQATEPVLIDSMPAFDPEGRYLYFIGQRTFSPVYDQLQFDLGFPLGTRPYAVALRADVPDPFVPRQRPLEQKDDDEDDEGEGEEEDGEERPETLRVDVDGLARRVTAFPLPEGRYERVAGLKGKALVLTSPLEGDNTLHLYDFAKNDNETFAEGVTDFELGRDHKTLLYRAGSRLRVVKAGEVPGHDDDRPGRGSGWIDLSRIKVSVCPEAEWRQMFREAWRLQRENFWTEDMAGVDWPAVYDRYQPLVDRVTTRGEFSDLLWELHGELATSHAYESGGEYRPGPDYTQGKLGVDWEHRDGVYHIASVVTGDPWDPKATSPLNRLGLDVRPGDAVLAINGAPIGDGVATPNERLVNQAGEEVELTLRRGEKVFAVTVRALADEQPARYRDWVNLNRARCHQRSAGRVGYLHVPDMGPEGFGEFHRGFLAEHDRHALIVDVRFNGGGHVSALLLEKLARRRLGYDYPRWGAAEPYPPESPRGPLVAVTNEWAGSDGDIFSHTFKVLKLGPLVGRRTWGGVIGIWPRHQLADGTVTTQPEFSFAFDDVGWQVENYGTDPDIEVDITPQDYARGVDTQLERAIDVALELLAEHPPHTPDSRHRPRMQP, from the coding sequence ATGTCCGCCTACCTGCGCTTCCCGTCCGTGTTCCAGGACGTCGTGGTGTTCGCCGCCGAGGACGACCTGTGGATGGTCTCCGCCCAGGGCGGCCGGGCCTTCCGCCTCACGGCCGGGCTGGCCGAGGCGGGCTATCCGCGCATCTCCCCCCGTGGCGACCAGCTCGCCTTCGTCGGCCGCGAGGAGGGCCCCGAGGAGGTCTACGTCATGCCGGCGTCCGGCGGCGCGGCCCGCCGGGTGACCTTCCACGGCGCGCGCTGCACGGTGACCGGCTGGGATCCCGAGGGCCGCATCCTCTACGCCAGCGACCAGTCCCAGCCCTTCGAGGGGCGCAAGTGGCTGCACCGCGTGGCGCCGGGCGGGGTGCCGGAGCGGCTGCCGTACGGACCGGCCAACTCGATCGCGCACGGTCCCGGCGGCATGATCGTGCTCGGCCGCAACACCGCCGACCCGGCCCGCTGGAAGCGCTACCGGGGCGGCACGGTCGGCGACCTGTGGATCGACCCCACCGGCGGGGGCGAGTTCCGGCGGCTGATCCGGCTGCCGGGCAACCTCGCCTCCCCCTGCTGGAGCGGCGAGCGGGTGTGCTTCATCAGCGACCACGAGGGCGTCGGCAACGTCTACTCGTGCCTGCCCGACGGCAGCGACCTGCGCAAGCTCACCCACCACGACGACTACTACGCCCGCAACCTGTCCGGCGACGGGCACCGGCTGGTCTACCACGCGGGCGCGGACCTCTACCTGCTGGAGCCCGGCGAGCGGCCGCGCCGGCTGGAGGTGGCGCTGGCCAGCTCGCGCACCCAGCGCAACCGGCGCTTCGTCGAGGCCGCCGACTACCTGGAGAACGCCACGCTCAGCCCGGACGGCAGCGCGCTGGCGATCACCGCGCGCGGCAAGGCGTACACGATGGCCGGCTGGGAGGGCCCGGTACGCCGCCAGGGCGCCGAGGACGGCGTCCGCTACCGCTTCCTGACCTGGCTCAACGACGGCGTACGGCTGATCGCGGCGGCCAGCGACGACGGCGACGAGGAGCGGCTGGTCGTCCTGGAGAGCGGCGCGGGCGGCCCCGGCACGGAGGTCGCCCGGCTGGGCCGGATCACCGCGCTGGTGCCCGACCCGGCGCACGACCGGGTGGCCGTGGTCAACCACCGCTACGAGCTGCACCTGCTCGACCTCGCCACGGGCCGTCGCGATCTGGTGGAGGCCAACCCGTACGGCTCGCCGGAGGACCCGGCGTGGTCGCCCGACGGCTCGTGGCTCGCCTACGCTGCGCCGCTCAACGCCCAGACCACCGCGATCAAGCTGCACCATCCGGAGAGCGGGCGGACCGTGCAGGCGACCGAGCCGGTGCTGATCGACTCGATGCCGGCCTTCGACCCCGAGGGCCGTTACCTCTACTTCATCGGCCAGCGGACCTTCTCCCCCGTCTACGACCAGCTCCAGTTCGACCTGGGTTTCCCGCTCGGCACCCGCCCGTACGCGGTGGCGCTGCGCGCCGACGTGCCCGACCCGTTCGTGCCGCGCCAGCGTCCCTTGGAGCAGAAGGACGACGACGAGGACGACGAGGGCGAGGGCGAGGAGGAGGACGGCGAGGAGCGGCCGGAGACGCTGCGCGTGGACGTGGACGGCCTGGCCCGCCGCGTCACCGCCTTCCCCCTCCCCGAGGGCCGCTACGAGCGGGTGGCCGGGCTGAAGGGCAAGGCGCTCGTCCTCACCAGCCCGCTGGAGGGCGACAACACCCTGCACCTGTACGACTTCGCCAAGAACGACAACGAGACGTTCGCCGAGGGCGTCACGGACTTCGAGCTGGGCCGCGACCACAAGACGCTGCTGTACCGGGCGGGCTCGCGGCTGCGCGTGGTCAAGGCGGGCGAGGTGCCGGGCCACGACGACGACCGGCCGGGGCGCGGGAGCGGCTGGATCGACCTGTCGCGCATCAAGGTGTCGGTGTGCCCGGAGGCCGAGTGGCGGCAGATGTTCCGCGAGGCGTGGCGGCTGCAGCGGGAGAACTTCTGGACCGAGGACATGGCGGGCGTCGACTGGCCGGCCGTGTACGACCGCTACCAGCCGCTGGTGGACCGGGTGACGACCCGGGGCGAGTTCTCGGACCTGCTGTGGGAGCTGCACGGCGAGCTGGCCACCAGTCACGCCTACGAGAGCGGCGGCGAGTACCGCCCGGGCCCCGACTACACGCAGGGCAAGCTGGGCGTGGACTGGGAGCACCGCGACGGCGTCTACCACATCGCCTCCGTCGTCACCGGCGACCCGTGGGACCCGAAGGCGACCTCGCCGCTCAACCGCCTCGGCCTGGACGTACGCCCCGGCGACGCGGTGCTGGCCATCAACGGCGCGCCCATCGGCGACGGCGTCGCGACCCCGAACGAGCGCCTGGTCAACCAGGCCGGCGAGGAGGTCGAGCTGACCCTGCGGCGCGGCGAGAAGGTGTTCGCGGTCACCGTGCGGGCCCTGGCCGACGAGCAGCCCGCCCGCTACCGCGACTGGGTCAACCTCAACCGGGCCCGGTGCCACCAGCGCTCCGCGGGCCGTGTCGGCTATTTGCACGTGCCCGACATGGGGCCGGAGGGGTTCGGCGAGTTCCACCGGGGGTTCCTCGCCGAGCACGACCGGCACGCGCTCATCGTGGACGTGCGCTTCAACGGCGGCGGTCACGTCTCGGCGCTGCTGCTGGAGAAGCTGGCCCGGCGGCGGCTCGGCTACGACTACCCGCGATGGGGGGCGGCGGAGCCGTATCCGCCGGAGTCGCCGCGCGGGCCGCTGGTCGCCGTCACCAACGAGTGGGCGGGCTCCGACGGCGACATCTTCAGCCACACCTTCAAGGTCCTGAAGCTGGGTCCGCTGGTGGGCAGGCGCACCTGGGGCGGCGTCATCGGCATCTGGCCGCGCCACCAGCTCGCCGACGGGACGGTGACGACGCAGCCGGAGTTCTCCTTCGCCTTCGACGACGTCGGCTGGCAGGTGGAGAACTACGGCACCGATCCCGACATCGAGGTGGACATCACCCCGCAGGACTACGCGCGCGGCGTGGACACGCAGCTCGAACGGGCCATCGACGTGGCGCTGGAGCTGCTGGCCGAGCATCCCCCACACACGCCCGATTCACGGCATCGGCCGCGTATGCAACCTTAG
- a CDS encoding glycosyltransferase family 4 protein gives MRALARKGKSAAVRLYRGYNRRKARNAPPPSTRRIRILLLHAHGMGGTIRTVFNLAGYLAEEHDVEIVSILKEAEEPFFPIDPRVRFRFLDDRLRPSRNPLRLLLSKRPSRLIPKEESAYHRFNLWTDLRLARYIRSLDTGVLMGTRPGLNLAMAQLAQPGVITIGQEHVALRTQPEPVQKLIKWRYRRLDALVTLTRADLNDYRETLPKKPRKLTRIPNAVPPMTGDPSKLDAKVAVAVGRMTRIKGFHRLITAWETVAAAHPDWTLRIFGAGPQEDNLRTQIAEAGLQDKVELPGPTTDVGAELEKASLYVMSSRHEGFPMTVLEAMAKGLAIVSFNSPHGPKEMIKNEVDGLLIKPRTNANLAAGIIRVIEDEQLRRDLGTRALETAATYSVEEVGRKWDALLAELLARRDGSYVPRTAQPPAEPAAQAPVQPAAPEPPAQAVAEPPVRLAVVPVVPEVTP, from the coding sequence GTGCGCGCACTGGCACGTAAGGGCAAGTCGGCCGCGGTGCGGCTCTATCGGGGGTACAACCGGCGCAAGGCGCGGAACGCGCCACCCCCCTCGACACGGCGGATCCGCATCCTGCTGCTGCACGCCCACGGCATGGGCGGCACGATCAGGACCGTGTTCAACCTGGCCGGCTACCTGGCCGAGGAGCACGACGTGGAGATCGTGAGCATCCTGAAGGAGGCCGAGGAGCCGTTCTTCCCCATCGACCCGCGGGTGCGCTTCCGCTTCCTGGACGACCGGCTGCGGCCGAGCCGCAACCCGCTGCGCCTGCTGCTCTCCAAGCGGCCGAGCCGGTTGATCCCGAAGGAGGAGTCGGCCTACCACCGCTTCAACCTCTGGACCGACCTGCGGCTCGCCCGCTACATCCGCTCGCTCGACACGGGCGTGCTCATGGGCACCCGCCCGGGGCTCAACCTCGCGATGGCCCAGTTGGCGCAGCCAGGCGTGATCACGATCGGGCAGGAGCACGTGGCGCTGCGCACGCAGCCCGAGCCGGTGCAGAAGCTCATCAAGTGGCGCTACCGCCGTCTCGACGCCCTCGTCACCCTCACCAGGGCCGATCTGAACGACTACCGCGAGACGCTGCCGAAGAAGCCGCGCAAGCTCACCCGCATCCCCAACGCCGTGCCGCCGATGACCGGCGACCCGTCCAAGCTGGACGCCAAGGTCGCCGTCGCGGTCGGCCGCATGACCCGGATCAAGGGCTTCCACCGGCTCATCACCGCCTGGGAGACCGTCGCCGCCGCCCACCCCGACTGGACGCTGCGCATCTTCGGCGCCGGGCCGCAGGAGGACAACCTGCGGACGCAGATCGCCGAGGCGGGGCTGCAGGACAAGGTCGAGCTGCCGGGGCCGACCACCGACGTCGGCGCCGAGCTGGAGAAGGCGTCGCTGTACGTGATGAGCTCGCGCCACGAGGGCTTCCCCATGACGGTCCTGGAGGCGATGGCCAAGGGGCTGGCGATCGTCAGCTTCAACAGCCCGCACGGCCCCAAGGAGATGATCAAGAACGAGGTGGACGGGCTGCTCATCAAGCCGCGCACGAACGCCAACCTCGCGGCCGGCATCATCCGGGTCATCGAGGACGAGCAGCTCCGCCGCGATCTGGGCACCCGCGCGCTGGAGACGGCGGCGACGTACAGCGTGGAGGAGGTCGGGCGGAAGTGGGACGCGCTGCTGGCCGAGCTGCTGGCCCGCCGCGACGGCAGCTACGTCCCGCGCACGGCCCAGCCGCCCGCCGAGCCGGCCGCCCAGGCGCCCGTCCAGCCGGCCGCACCGGAGCCCCCTGCGCAGGCCGTCGCCGAGCCCCCCGTACGGCTCGCGGTGGTGCCGGTCGTTCCGGAGGTCACGCCCTGA
- a CDS encoding ArsR/SmtB family transcription factor, translating into MADSRESGVVVLDAKGLRALAHPVRVQLVELLRKHGPSTATRLAERLGVNSGTASYHLRKLGAAGFVEEDAERGNARERWWRSIHRVTRLNDEGLADAEPEAVHAYLHSIAALYNLRTQQALNELQTMPRGWRRVLDLSSFALRLTEEEGWRLREELGEVIARYRRDGEEAPPDARRVTLITELLPELDDRAGNGAGNGAGNGAADGTGGGAGGEAEGG; encoded by the coding sequence ATGGCCGATTCCCGGGAGAGCGGCGTCGTCGTCCTCGACGCCAAAGGGTTGCGGGCGCTCGCCCACCCCGTCCGCGTCCAGCTCGTGGAGCTGCTGCGCAAGCACGGCCCCTCGACCGCCACCCGCCTCGCCGAACGCCTCGGCGTCAACTCCGGCACCGCCAGCTACCACCTGCGCAAGCTGGGCGCGGCCGGGTTCGTGGAGGAGGACGCCGAGCGCGGCAACGCCCGGGAGCGCTGGTGGCGGTCGATCCACCGCGTCACCCGGCTCAACGACGAAGGGCTCGCCGACGCCGAGCCGGAGGCCGTGCACGCCTACCTGCACTCCATCGCGGCCCTGTACAACCTGCGCACCCAGCAGGCGCTCAACGAGCTGCAGACCATGCCGCGCGGCTGGCGGCGGGTGCTCGACCTCAGTTCCTTCGCGCTGCGCCTCACCGAGGAGGAGGGGTGGCGGCTGCGGGAGGAGCTGGGCGAGGTGATCGCCCGCTACCGGCGCGACGGCGAGGAGGCGCCCCCGGACGCCCGGCGGGTGACGCTGATCACCGAGCTCCTGCCCGAACTCGACGACAGAGCCGGCAACGGGGCCGGCAACGGGGCCGGCAACGGGGCCGCTGACGGGACGGGCGGCGGGGCGGGCGGCGAGGCCGAGGGGGGCTGA
- a CDS encoding MFS transporter — MAATALPRPLAGVLAAVAVSLTGTRVSAIAVPWFVLVTTGSPVWTGVVAFAEMAPYVVVKLMAGPLLDRIGPRRVSLTGDVVSAAAAGAIALLHALSLLPLGVLAGLVAVIGAARGPGDLAKSIMVPEAADRGRVPLERATGLMGAVERLAQLVGPVAGGATVAAVGAPAGLAVSAGCFALGSVVVALALPRGMGHRAPALPEREDGGSAGYWRRFGQGWAFLREQPLLLVLIATVAVTNLLDAAYAQVLGPVWAEESGHGPAVWGLSRGLMGLTAIGGGLVAAGLAHRLRRRPVFFAAFLVAGPPQYLVLAVDGVPVWAVMAVFGVGGFCGGFLNPILGAVAYERVPRDLLGRVGALQTSLAFSGIPVAGVLAGAAVAAAGLAPVLVACGVVYGLTTTLAGLHPAARDMDRLRGQGPPASDAVPEAAGSP, encoded by the coding sequence ATGGCCGCGACCGCGTTACCCAGGCCGCTCGCGGGGGTGCTGGCGGCCGTCGCCGTGTCGCTCACCGGCACGCGGGTGTCGGCCATCGCGGTGCCCTGGTTCGTGCTGGTGACCACCGGCAGCCCGGTCTGGACGGGCGTCGTGGCGTTCGCCGAGATGGCGCCGTACGTGGTGGTCAAGCTGATGGCCGGGCCACTGCTCGACCGGATCGGGCCGCGGCGCGTGTCGTTGACCGGTGACGTGGTGAGCGCGGCCGCGGCCGGGGCGATCGCGCTGCTGCACGCGCTGTCGCTGCTGCCGCTCGGCGTGCTGGCCGGGCTGGTCGCGGTCATCGGGGCGGCGCGCGGACCCGGCGACCTGGCCAAGTCGATCATGGTGCCCGAGGCGGCCGACCGGGGGCGGGTGCCGCTGGAGCGGGCCACCGGGCTGATGGGCGCGGTGGAGCGGCTGGCGCAGCTCGTCGGGCCGGTCGCGGGCGGCGCGACGGTCGCGGCGGTGGGCGCGCCGGCCGGGCTCGCGGTCAGCGCCGGCTGCTTCGCGCTGGGCTCGGTGGTGGTGGCCCTGGCGCTGCCGCGCGGCATGGGCCACCGCGCCCCCGCCCTTCCGGAGCGGGAGGACGGCGGGTCCGCGGGGTACTGGCGGCGGTTCGGGCAGGGGTGGGCGTTCCTGCGGGAGCAGCCGCTGCTGCTCGTCCTGATCGCCACCGTGGCGGTGACGAACCTGCTGGACGCGGCCTACGCCCAGGTGCTCGGGCCCGTGTGGGCCGAGGAGTCGGGCCACGGGCCCGCGGTGTGGGGTCTCAGCCGCGGCCTCATGGGGCTGACCGCGATCGGGGGCGGGCTGGTGGCGGCGGGGCTGGCGCACCGGCTGCGGCGGCGGCCGGTGTTCTTCGCCGCGTTCCTGGTGGCCGGGCCGCCGCAGTACCTGGTCCTGGCCGTGGACGGCGTGCCGGTGTGGGCGGTGATGGCGGTGTTCGGGGTGGGCGGGTTCTGCGGCGGGTTCCTCAACCCCATCCTGGGGGCGGTCGCGTACGAGCGGGTGCCCCGCGACCTGCTCGGCCGGGTGGGGGCGTTGCAGACGTCGCTGGCGTTCTCCGGGATCCCCGTCGCCGGGGTGCTGGCCGGGGCGGCGGTCGCGGCGGCCGGGCTCGCGCCGGTGCTGGTGGCATGCGGCGTGGTCTACGGGCTCACCACCACGCTCGCGGGGCTGCACCCGGCCGCCCGCGACATGGACCGCCTCCGCGGCCAGGGCCCGCCCGCCTCCGACGCCGTGCCGGAGGCGGCCGGCAGCCCATGA
- a CDS encoding YigZ family protein yields MSAPYLTLTGPVEHETEVRRSRFICAVAPARSVEEAAAFIAGRRREHAGATHNCTAYVIGQRVQKGDDDGEPGGTAGTPMVQALVGRGYSDVVAVVTRYFGGVLLGAGGLVRAYGSAVTETLDRAEPVRMVPARRVRVAVAHDQAGRVENDLRASRYALEDVAYAAQVTFSVAVGEDEVAAFTDWVATLTAGRARVSVGEDVHVPA; encoded by the coding sequence GTGTCTGCCCCGTACCTCACCCTCACCGGCCCCGTCGAGCACGAGACCGAGGTGCGGCGCTCGCGCTTCATCTGCGCGGTCGCGCCCGCGCGCAGCGTGGAGGAGGCGGCGGCGTTCATCGCGGGGCGGCGGCGCGAGCACGCCGGCGCCACCCACAACTGCACGGCCTACGTCATCGGGCAGCGCGTCCAGAAGGGCGACGACGACGGCGAGCCGGGCGGCACCGCGGGCACCCCCATGGTGCAGGCGCTCGTGGGGCGCGGCTACAGCGACGTGGTGGCGGTGGTGACGCGCTACTTCGGCGGCGTGCTGCTCGGCGCGGGCGGGCTGGTGCGCGCCTACGGGTCCGCGGTGACGGAGACCCTGGACCGGGCCGAGCCGGTGCGGATGGTGCCGGCCAGGCGGGTGCGGGTGGCGGTGGCGCACGACCAGGCGGGCCGGGTGGAGAACGACCTGCGCGCCTCGCGGTACGCCCTCGAGGACGTCGCCTACGCCGCCCAGGTCACCTTCAGCGTGGCGGTCGGCGAGGACGAGGTGGCGGCCTTCACCGACTGGGTGGCGACGCTGACGGCGGGCCGCGCCCGGGTGAGCGTCGGCGAGGACGTGCACGTCCCCGCCTGA